The DNA window TCGAAATCGCCCTCCGTTCCGGTGACGACCTTGAAGCGGTTCATTGCGATATACATGAAATCTCCTTACGCCTTCCTTTTGGCCGCCGCCCTTACCGCGGGTGAGGGAAAGGCAAGAATATTATTGCCGTTCGCCGCCGCAGCGCCAAGCGGCCTTGCCGCCGCCTCTCCGGGCATGCGCGCCTCCCAGGTGGGGAACAGCGTCACATTCTGGTAGATCTGCTGGCGTTCGATATGCTGCTGAAGAAGTTCATAGAGCTCGGGCACGAGACCATCGCCGGTCTGCGAAGCAAGCTTATGCAGGCCGATCATGGTGAAGCCGTCGGGGCGCTGGTCGTTCATCGGGAATTGTCTCGTTCGTTCATTGTTTGCAGTGCACGTTCCAGGCTGGACTTGCTGCCGTTGCGGAGGGGGATGAAGGCCTTGCTGAACTTCTTGCAGCCGGTCTTCACGCGCAGGCAGGCATCGTGGCTGATACAGTCGATGGGGCAGAACACGCAGTCGACAGAGGGAAGCAGCGTGTCGATGCGGGAGACCGCCTCGCGAAGGCCGCCATCGTGATGAATGAGCTCGGCGCCGAAATTGCTGGCGATCTGGCGAAGATGCGCCACTTGGCAGTCACGCCCGCCGACATACAGAAAACTGCGGCCATCCAGCTTGGATCGTCCGTGGGACGCCTGGCTGACCTCCTCACCCGCGCTGTCGCGGACCTCCCGGTTCGATCCCTTCTTGCCCTTGCGAGCCATATGCCACCCGTTCGCTCGTTGGTCGTCACACGATTCCTGCGTGTGCGGATGGACTTTATTAAACTTGATTTTCCTCGTAAAGTATAAAGTTGAATGTGTTTGTCATATTATTCGACTGAGATCGGAAGCGACGTGAAGCTCCTTCCATTTCCACCAGGCGTCGGGCCGAATGGTGCCGCACGCCGGATAGCATCGATGGCAATCTGATCGATCTCGGGGACGCCGGACCCGTTCACCACACGAACG is part of the Rhizobium bangladeshense genome and encodes:
- a CDS encoding DUF2325 domain-containing protein, whose product is MARKGKKGSNREVRDSAGEEVSQASHGRSKLDGRSFLYVGGRDCQVAHLRQIASNFGAELIHHDGGLREAVSRIDTLLPSVDCVFCPIDCISHDACLRVKTGCKKFSKAFIPLRNGSKSSLERALQTMNERDNSR